In Zingiber officinale cultivar Zhangliang chromosome 3B, Zo_v1.1, whole genome shotgun sequence, a single window of DNA contains:
- the LOC121967197 gene encoding putative germin-like protein 2-2, with product MAVKLLLIALLALASCSAILASDPSPLQDFCVADLQSKVFVNGFPCKNADDVRAEDFFRSGLDRPGDTNNYLRSNVTPVNVNQIPGLNTLGISLVRIDYAPNGLNPPHTHPRATEILAVLEGELYVGFVTSNLNGGGNRLFTKNLRKGDVFVFPEGLIHFQFNTGKTNAIAFAGLSSQNPGVITIANAVFGSQPPISDDVLAKAFQVDKNLVDWLQAQFWTDNNY from the exons ATGGCTGTTAAACTCctcctcattgcactgcttgccttggcttcctgCAGTGCAATATTGGCTTCCGATCCTAGTCCCCTGCAGGACTTCTGCGTCGCCGATCTTCAATCAAAGG TATTCGTAAATGGATTTCCATGCAAGAACGCGGACGACGTGAGAGCGGAAGACTTCTTCCGTAGCGGCCTTGATAGGCCCGGCGATACCAACAACTACCTTCGCTCTAATGTCACCCCCGTAAACGTGAACCAAATCCCCGGGTTGAACACGCTCGGCATCTCCTTGGTTCGCATTGACTATGCTCCTAATGGTCTCAACCCTCCTCACACCCACCCACGCGCCACGGAGATCCTCGCCGTGCTAGAAGGAGAGCTCTACGTTGGCTTTGTGACCTCCAACCTCAACGGCGGCGGCAACCGCCTATTCACCAAGAATCTGAGAAAGGGTGATGTGTTTGTGTTCCCGGAGGGCCTCATCCACTTCCAGTTTAACACAGGGAAAACTAATGCGATCGCGTTCGCCGGTCTCAGTAGCCAAAACCCAGGCGTCATCACTATCGCCAACGCTGTGTTCGGGTCGCAGCCGCCTATTTCTGATGATGTGCTCGCCAAGGCTTTCCAAGTGGACAAAAACCTTGTTGACTGGCTCCAGGCGCAGTTCTGGACCGACAACAACTACTAG